Within the Glycine soja cultivar W05 chromosome 3, ASM419377v2, whole genome shotgun sequence genome, the region TGCTTCtttgaaaatgaagagaatGTGTGTGGAAATTTGGACTGGTAAAAACAGAGAATTGGTCTCAAACGGGTTGGAAAATCAACACAAGTGGTCAAAATGAAATGATTTGATtctaggaagaaaaaaaaattattttttaattttttaatttaaatttttttttcttctaaacatAGTATTAATATTGGTACGAAATAATTTTTATCCACGATAAATGGAGACATAAAGcacaaggtaaaaaaaaaaaagcaaattcgactttttttttccctttttgccaACATATGGGATcaacttaatgaaaaatatatttttatgcacGACAATTGATAAATAAGAGAATAGATCCTCTCTGGAGTTACGAAACAATTGCATGATAGTGCGGTTCCTCCAACAATTCATATTTATCAaagtttactaaaaaaattgccTACCATTAATCATTAGTTGCACTTTGTGCAGTTCAATTTTAAACTGCTCCATTGACAAGAGAGGTAAATTTtgtttatgtaaagaaaattatttagacATACTAATCAGTATTGTTAActaatcacaaattattttatatagaatttttaaagtaattattaaaaaaaactaaaattttatttatatgaaaattctAGATTAAATGACAGTTGtaaaaaacatgttttagttAAATTCTTGAGGAGTTTAGTTTTTAGATTATTAATGTTAAAACTATTTACACTgtgaatttattagaaatttgtaagtaattattataaaagtgtaTACTTTTTTCAATTAGAgttattgattattattttttcggTACGTCATTATATATCTTgattacataattatataagtatacccgccattaattttatttaaaaataattaaacattatataaaaaaaagttaattaaacattcatatatacttacataatcaaaactgattatttttatttttaatttttatgcactataatttaaattttacactattgattaattaaaattatcattaatataattttcaataaacttattaatttctgtagaaaaaaaataaaaacttattaattttttatacataacattttttttattggatcagATATTATGACATTCAATACATTGAGTCAGAATTTAAATTCAGCTCGTGATTAAGAAAAGATCAAAAcacaaattcttttattaaataaattatttagccACATAAATAGGGAAATCTTGGAAGAGCCATATAGATTGTATGGATAATAGtttatattagattttaatacataaattattattttttctggcATTGGGCGTGACTGCTCGTCAAAGCCGTTTTCAACATTCCACGAATAGAGTTGTCTTCCACATTGCTTCCTTTGAATTTTGACTTATTCCTTTCTTTTGTGGTAAGTTTGAACGTGAAGAATGaacagattaaaaaaatgaatcgttttagtttttcttctatatatttttCAGTTGAATAAGACATTTAATCTCCACATTAATTGTACAAACGTTGGATAGAAGATTTTTTATGTAAGGATAAAAGATGTTTAATTTATCAAAGTTGGGATTAAGTAATTAAACTAATATTAATAGAATATGGATTTAGTTGGAATACACAAGGCTTTTTAAACTATTATCTAATCATgaattatatataactaaaaattcttaattttataataattaatttaatagtaaCAATATCTAGGATAATTTCTCattaattaagtaaatattaaaagtttttactaacagtttaacaaaattaatctcGTAGAATATAATTTAGCGTTTTTATGATTTCTCCTAGAATCAATGCTATTTATAACAAACAGCAAATAGGTTTTCAACGAATTAGTGAattactcttttacttttatgtaaaactaaaaaacaataaaccatgggaaaaaaaaatcatcatacaCACTTATGTGTGGAAAATAATCATTGTACACCTAAGATAGTGTGTATAGATGCACATAAGAAGAAAAGAGGATAcgaagagaaggaaaaatgtgataaaaataattattaatgtaatgaaaaataaacataaaaaataaaataagatgtattaaaacttaaaagctataaagattaaaattatatatagatttttttagaattaaaattacacacatatatataaagagacatTGTATGtaccataaataaatttataagtaAAGTATTTCAGTTATCCTTCTATCATCTCTTTATTGAGGCTTTCTTactagagtattttttttttcaaatttatcaaatgagataaattttgaataaataaatattcatttaagaataaatactaaattaaaCCACGACTGTGTATACAGAAgtcataaatatatttactaCTTCTAAAAACAAATAGATGAAAATAGGGGAAAGTGAAAGAATGATTTACACTAatctaagtgttttttttttcctgaactaaacatttttttcttttctctgtttACACTAACCttaaagtgtgtgtgtgtgtttttttttttaaaaaaaaaagagtttagtgtaaaaagaaaataaatataaaagtggtgtgaaaaatatgaacaaaatacagtttttttttttttacttcacaaTGCTCCATTTCCGACGAAGTGCACTGGCTCAACTAGACAACTCAGTCAAAGTTTGAAATAGAACATGATTCCAACGACAGACTCATAAAGTTAACTTGATCTTtgacttgaaagttgaaaccatGTACATGTCTATGCAGGCTACCGCATAatgctatttattttaaatgccaattcaatatgaaattataataattgaatttttttaaaaaaagataaattatttcatgaatatattaataaattattttaaatgctatttattaactatttttatactaatttatatatgggaaatatgtttttatctcttaatttttggtgattttcatttttatttcataatcgAATTTTTGACCGATttgtttgtgtatttttatttaagtatCACGGTTAAGTAGTGACATAATAATCATATATATCCTATTAATCTAACATGATAATCAATTCTTtgataaatcatgattttagtctctcatgtttttatgaaattcacttttgattttcaataacttttttgattaattttattttcccaactaatattttgattgatctaATCCCTTAACTAATATTTTGATCCATCTTAGTTCCTCAACTTTTGTCTCTCATTGGTTAttatctttcttatcaagtATAATCATTAAGTGATGATATATGACAACTACATGACTTGCTAATTGCTATACTACTAGTATAGTGTAACAatcatatgataaaatattgttaatccaagatatttttttatgtttctaaggtgctacaatttttttttttatggtataAAACTACTAAGAATTTTGgtttgaaattttgaagaaaaaaaaaacaagaaaaatcaacAAACCAGAAAGAATGATATACCCAAATCAACAGCCTACAAAACCATGATCCAAAGCACAAAATCAACAACTCATGGTAAACAAATTTCTTGTTGTCCCCTCTTTCAGGGTGCCATCGTCGCCCTATGTCCGCACTCTGTGTATGGTGTTGCCTAGGAGCAAAAAGGTTTACGGAATCAGGATTGAAATAGAAGGGTTTAACATTGGTTTAGGAAGTGAGGTTGGGGATTGGGGTTCTAAAGGGTCCAAAGACTAGGGTTTATAAAAGTTCGTAAGTTGCATGTCctacttttttctcttttgtattcTTGTTAATTTTGCTCCCATGAACCATTTTTTAGTAGTTTTACGCAGTCTGAAAATTTGTAGCACCTTAGAATCATCAAAAAATAACCAGAAATATTTAACCTCTATATTATGCTAGAGGTCAACATGGTAAATCACACAGCCTTCTCATCCTTTTTACCaaactaaaaacaataaaatttactcTTTTTACTAATGCCCTCGAGGccttatttgtatatatatccAAATTACCTTAATTTGCTTTCTGTCGTCTTTTCTTCAATCAGTGTTATACCAATTACTCCACATATACTATCATAATAGAGAAACATAAGAAGTAGATAGAATTATGTTTCAAATAATTTTGCAAATCTTTTTGAAAGATCAAGTATCGTTTATTAATATGACGATGCAAATACGATTTTAAAGACAAACTGTTTTaaatctcttataaaaaaaacttttataaacGAAATCAAAAACTTTTAGATCAAGTATCGTTTCGAGTCAACTACATAGTGAATGCAGCACTGTTTTGCTAGCAATTCAGTAAAAGAGTATTCCAATTAACTACTTGCCTAGAATTTGAATGGAACTATGTATTAGTAGTTCCAAAATATATGGTTCCTTCGATAATGTTTCTTGAGATACTTCTGTATCAAAACACGGTAAGTCCATTTCCTCTGTGTCTTGAACTCAAAAAATGCTTCAGAACTCATTTGAAAGTCCCCCTTACCTAAGGCCTGATACACAAAAGGATCTGTTAATAATCGCGGAGAATCATCCAAGTTCATTTTGTTTAGAGCAAAATCCAAGTTTCTTCCAAGCCTTCTATCCAAGTATGCATCAACTACACACCCAAAAGTCACTAGATCAGGAATGACATTCTCATGTTCCATATGTTCAATGCTAAGGTGGAGGTCCCAGAACAAAGCCATCCTTGAGAAGGCCAGAGCACGAATATTAAAGGTCGTAATATCCGGACGGAACCCAGATTCAACCATTCTGACAAATTCTCGCTGCAAGCTTTTCATCTTGAAATTGGCAGCATAAGAAAGTAACATAAGGTTCCACAAAAGGTTTCCTACGTTTTTCCTATGTAGACCCACATCTCTTAGGAATTCACCCAATTCGTAGAATTTTCTCTCCTTTATATACGCAGAGGCCACAGCGCGAATCGCTCCCTTCTCTATCAGAAATCTAGATTTTTTAAGGCGGCCATACGCATTCTCCATCTCTTTCAAAGAACCAAAAATACTACAATACAAAAGGAAAGCATTAGCAGTTCTAGAACAGATATGGATACCTCTTGAAGCCATTTCCTTTGCCATATCTTCCATCAACTCAAGCTGTCCTTCTCTTCCAAAACAAGATATGGTCAACGAGTAAACATCGGGTAAAATACTGAAATTCCTCATATCTACATATCGTAGGGTATCGATCACCTCATCGAATTTCCCATGTTTTGCATAAGCATCAAATAATCTTGAAATGAATTGAACAGAAGGAACAAAAGAGCTATTTAGGAGCTGCTCCCATACAGTCTGTGCTTGAGGAAAAAAGCCATTCTCTGTGTAATGTAGCATCAAAACACACAAAGAGGTCTGTTTTGGCATGTAACCTTCAACATTCATATCATGAAAAACCCCATCAGATTGATGAATCATTCTTTTCCTACAAGAGTTTTGAACTAATGAAGAGCAATCTACACTGCTGTCCTTACCACCGATTACTCCTTTGTCATTCTGCCACCAGATTAGCTGTTCCAAGTGCATccccaaatacaaaaaaaaaaaaaatcatataaaattcactaatcttTGTAATAATTACCTTAATTAATTGGTTGATGGTGTAAAAAACCTTTATGCGAACCATATAACAAAACTAAACTCATAAAAcattacaaaaattcaaataatagttggcataaataattttacaatatgGTCCCAAGTGAA harbors:
- the LOC114405971 gene encoding pentatricopeptide repeat-containing protein At3g42630-like isoform X2 gives rise to the protein MEINSLSLPSCRMPSLLKDSRSSGSPQQQNKLIWWQNDKGVIGGYMPKQTSLCVLMLHYTENGFFPQAQTVWEQLLNSSFVPSVQFISRLFDAYAKHGKFDEVIDTLRYVDMRNFSILPDVYSLTISCFGREGQLELMEDMAKEMASRGIHICSRTANAFLLYCSIFGSLKEMENAYGRLKKSRFLIEKGAIRAVASAYIKERKFYELGEFLRDVGLHRKNVGNLLWNLMLLSYAANFKMKSLQREFVRMVESGFRPDITTFNIRALAFSRMALFWDLHLSIEHMEHENVIPDLVTFGCVVDAYLDRRLGRNLDFALNKMNLDDSPRLLTDPFVYQALGKGDFQMSSEAFFEFKTQRKWTYRVLIQKYLKKHYRRNHIFWNY
- the LOC114405971 gene encoding pentatricopeptide repeat-containing protein At3g42630-like isoform X1, which produces MEINSLSLPSCRMPSLLKDSRSSGSPQQQNKLIWWQNDKGVIGGKDSSVDCSSLVQNSCRKRMIHQSDGVFHDMNVEGYMPKQTSLCVLMLHYTENGFFPQAQTVWEQLLNSSFVPSVQFISRLFDAYAKHGKFDEVIDTLRYVDMRNFSILPDVYSLTISCFGREGQLELMEDMAKEMASRGIHICSRTANAFLLYCSIFGSLKEMENAYGRLKKSRFLIEKGAIRAVASAYIKERKFYELGEFLRDVGLHRKNVGNLLWNLMLLSYAANFKMKSLQREFVRMVESGFRPDITTFNIRALAFSRMALFWDLHLSIEHMEHENVIPDLVTFGCVVDAYLDRRLGRNLDFALNKMNLDDSPRLLTDPFVYQALGKGDFQMSSEAFFEFKTQRKWTYRVLIQKYLKKHYRRNHIFWNY